The Opitutus sp. DNA window ACCGTCCTAACCACCCTCGATTCCATCAAGGCAGCCGACCTCAAAGGCGTTGCCATCAAAGACCAGCCGCTGTCCGGATTATTGGAATAAACCTCCGCCATCCCACGGCCATCCGTCCAGGTTTTACCTCGACGCTAGGGCGGGCCACTCGACAAACGGTACCTGCGCTCCGTTTGCCTGTGAGCGACGAGCACGACCTAGGTTGAAATGGCCGCAGGCGATTTTAAGTTTTGCGCGTGAACCCAGCGCCCGCTTCGCTGCTCGCATGGATACCGAAGCGCTGCTCGCGAACATCCGCGAAGGCTCCCTTTCCCAGGACAAAGCCCGCGCACTGACAGCCGACGAGCTCGCCGCGCGCAACGCCTCTGGCAACACCGTTTTGCACACCGCTGCCAAGTACGGCCGACTGCGCGACCTCAACCCTGCGGTGCTCACCGCCGAGCTGTTCTCCCTCAAAAACGACTCCGGCTACACCCCTCTGCATCAGTTGGCTTTTGGCGGACATTTTGGCCAGCTTCCCGCCGGCCTTCTCAGCCGCAGCCACTTTCTGGTGCGCAGTAACTCCGGCTACACCCCCCTTCACACCGCAGCCGCAGCCGGCACCCTTGCCCAAGTTCCCGCCGCGGTGGGTGCGATCAACCACGAGCTGCTGCTCATTCGCACCGATTTGGGTAACACCCTTTTGCACGAAGCCGCCGAGACCGGCGCACTCGATCGCCTGCCGCCCAACCTGCTCAGCGAGCGCCTGCTGGCCGAGCGCAACCTGAGCGGCGAAACCGTCCTTCATGTGGCCGCGCTCAACGGCCACCTGGGCCAAATCCCCAACGCCTGGCTCGGCACCTCGGTCCTTCTGCGCACCACCAAGGCGGGCGACACCGTGTTGCATGCATCCGCCATCTCCGGCCACCTCGGCCAGGTCCCACCGGAGCTGCTCATATCCAACAACTTGTTACTTAAAAGCAAAGCGGGATACAGCGTGCTGCATGCGGTTGCCGAGACCGGCCAACTGGACCGTATCCCGGCGGGAATCCTCACCGCCGAACTTTTGCTCACGCGCAATGAACACGGCGACACCCCGCTGCATGCGGCCGCCTACGAGGGCCACCTCGGCCAAATCCCGGCATCGATCCTCACCCCCGCGTTACTAGCGACGCGCAATTACGAGGGCGTAACCCCTCTGGCGACCGCAGTTCGGCGCGGAAATGTGGGGCAATTACCCGTCGCGCTGCGCCCCGTGGAACCCGGCATCGTGAAACGGACTTTGATCAAATGGGGTCTGTCCCGCCCTCCATTCTGAGGTCGGCAAAATCCGACCGCCGAAGCAGGCTCCCCGTGTAACTCGATATAAAAAAGGCGCGACCGACTGGGTCGCGCCTTTTTCGGCTATTTTCTGCAGCGTTTCTGCGGCGTGACTTAGTTTTTCTTAAACCCGTTGGGGTGTTCCGAGTGCCATTTCCAGGCCGTGGCAACGATCGGCTCGATGGTCGTGTACTTGGGTTCCCAACCGAGCTCGGTCTTGGCCTTGGTCGAGTCGGCGTAGAGCGCGGGCGGATCGCCGGCGCGGCGCGGCGAGGTCACGTAGGGGACCTTCTTGC harbors:
- a CDS encoding ankyrin repeat domain-containing protein; this translates as MKWPQAILSFAREPSARFAARMDTEALLANIREGSLSQDKARALTADELAARNASGNTVLHTAAKYGRLRDLNPAVLTAELFSLKNDSGYTPLHQLAFGGHFGQLPAGLLSRSHFLVRSNSGYTPLHTAAAAGTLAQVPAAVGAINHELLLIRTDLGNTLLHEAAETGALDRLPPNLLSERLLAERNLSGETVLHVAALNGHLGQIPNAWLGTSVLLRTTKAGDTVLHASAISGHLGQVPPELLISNNLLLKSKAGYSVLHAVAETGQLDRIPAGILTAELLLTRNEHGDTPLHAAAYEGHLGQIPASILTPALLATRNYEGVTPLATAVRRGNVGQLPVALRPVEPGIVKRTLIKWGLSRPPF